One Fuerstiella marisgermanici DNA window includes the following coding sequences:
- a CDS encoding ISAs1 family transposase, which produces MSTVELAVTQELTGNIVHYFDQLKDPRSNINRLHLLGDVIVIAICGVLANADGPSAIAEWARLNADGLQKHLALPHGIPKKDTYRRVLSLLKPNDFQACFVQWIESLEGLSDEQKEGYRKQIAIDGKALRRSHDKKNGLGALFIVSAWASDQGISLGQVATEEKSNEITAIPKLLNEINIDEAIITIDAAGCQKNIAQQIVSGNADYVLALKGNQPKLYEVVQKFFLDHLEDDFARCPVSRYEETEKGHGRQEQRIYYQATVPVDFDVGHKWAGLKTIGTAIRMYEQDGIHHSDVRYYISSLRRKGELFATTVRGHWAIENTLHWSLDMTYREDESRVRNRIFANNLSWLRRLTLSLIKKHPGKQSNVMKRRMAGWNIDYLMQILTGKTT; this is translated from the coding sequence ATGTCGACAGTTGAACTGGCGGTCACCCAGGAGCTGACAGGAAACATTGTTCATTACTTTGATCAATTGAAAGACCCGCGTTCCAACATCAATCGTCTGCATCTGCTTGGTGATGTGATTGTGATCGCCATTTGCGGAGTGCTGGCCAACGCCGACGGCCCCAGTGCGATTGCGGAATGGGCGCGACTGAATGCCGATGGCCTGCAGAAACACCTGGCACTTCCGCATGGCATTCCGAAAAAAGATACGTACCGGCGCGTCCTTTCTCTCCTGAAGCCGAACGACTTTCAAGCGTGCTTCGTGCAATGGATTGAATCGCTGGAAGGACTTTCCGACGAACAGAAAGAAGGCTACAGAAAACAGATTGCGATTGATGGCAAAGCACTCCGTCGATCACATGACAAAAAGAATGGGCTGGGTGCGTTGTTCATCGTGAGTGCGTGGGCTTCTGATCAGGGGATTTCTCTGGGACAGGTGGCGACGGAAGAGAAGTCGAACGAGATCACCGCGATCCCGAAATTACTGAACGAAATCAATATCGATGAGGCGATCATTACGATTGACGCAGCGGGTTGTCAAAAAAACATTGCGCAGCAGATCGTGTCTGGCAATGCAGACTATGTGTTAGCCCTGAAAGGCAACCAACCGAAACTCTATGAGGTCGTGCAGAAGTTTTTTCTCGATCACCTGGAGGATGACTTCGCTCGCTGTCCCGTCAGTCGCTATGAAGAAACAGAGAAGGGACACGGTCGGCAGGAACAGAGAATCTACTATCAGGCGACCGTGCCTGTCGATTTTGACGTGGGCCACAAATGGGCCGGACTCAAGACCATCGGAACGGCGATCCGAATGTACGAGCAGGACGGCATTCATCATTCTGACGTTCGCTACTACATCAGCAGTCTGCGTCGCAAAGGCGAGCTGTTCGCAACAACGGTTCGTGGTCACTGGGCCATAGAAAACACGCTGCACTGGAGTCTCGACATGACCTACCGCGAGGATGAGAGTCGAGTCCGAAACCGAATCTTCGCGAACAATTTGTCATGGCTCAGACGACTCACACTCAGCCTCATCAAGAAACATCCTGGCAAACAAAGCAACGTCATGAAAAGAAGAATGGCCGGATGGAACATTGACTATTTGATGCAAATCCTTACCGGCAAAACAACTTAG
- a CDS encoding DUF5131 family protein, producing the protein MAKKTVIQWCDSTVNPTMGCDGCELWSKHRKTCYAGTLHQRFGGSSKGYAPTFKDVTPFPGRMREAAKWSDLTGTERPDKPWLNGLPRLIFVSDMSDSLSKAVKFEYLEQEIIENVRSKDGQRHCWLWLTKRPKRMAEFSRWLEKRGTQWPSNLWAGTSVTDQASTARARDLLDVGDSSTVRFLSVEPQVEPADLGDVLPNLDWVIHGGESGHGSRMFDTAWAKELISQCKNSGVPYFLKQLGAKVVRNGKRLEFDDAHAGDWTEWPKNLRIRKFPQRTGVAVQGREISATSYLDYILFMLKTDGGYMQTDTLYDEIFEEFSLYMSEADLKPMAKRKTPKWKNMVDWAKASGAKSGKLAAVTHESKRYVVLLDNFETDTFVLKLVKKQKKKPSSFKKRCPNCSTYQSMSNRVCVKCKTELPVAAKREIRRSPR; encoded by the coding sequence GTGGCAAAGAAAACAGTAATTCAATGGTGTGATTCAACAGTAAACCCGACAATGGGGTGTGATGGCTGCGAGCTATGGTCAAAACATCGTAAGACCTGTTATGCAGGCACCCTTCATCAACGGTTCGGCGGGAGTTCGAAAGGATATGCCCCGACTTTCAAAGACGTGACCCCGTTCCCCGGCCGCATGAGAGAAGCGGCGAAGTGGAGTGACCTCACGGGAACAGAACGTCCCGACAAACCATGGCTGAATGGCCTGCCACGGCTCATCTTCGTCTCAGACATGAGTGACTCGCTGTCGAAGGCCGTCAAGTTCGAGTATCTCGAACAAGAGATCATCGAAAACGTCAGGAGCAAGGATGGTCAGAGGCACTGCTGGCTTTGGCTGACGAAACGTCCCAAGCGAATGGCAGAGTTTTCTCGATGGCTCGAAAAACGAGGCACTCAGTGGCCGTCCAATCTTTGGGCTGGAACAAGCGTCACAGACCAAGCATCGACAGCACGGGCACGAGATCTGCTTGATGTCGGAGATTCATCTACCGTTCGGTTCTTGTCCGTCGAACCGCAGGTGGAACCAGCCGATCTGGGAGATGTACTTCCGAATCTTGATTGGGTGATCCATGGTGGAGAATCAGGGCATGGTAGTCGAATGTTCGACACTGCGTGGGCAAAGGAACTGATCAGCCAGTGCAAGAACAGTGGTGTTCCGTATTTTCTCAAGCAGCTTGGTGCGAAAGTTGTACGAAACGGTAAACGGTTGGAGTTTGACGACGCACACGCAGGTGACTGGACGGAGTGGCCGAAGAATTTGCGAATTCGCAAATTTCCGCAACGCACAGGTGTCGCAGTTCAAGGGCGGGAGATCTCAGCCACGAGTTATCTCGACTACATTCTGTTCATGCTGAAAACTGACGGCGGCTACATGCAGACTGACACCTTGTACGATGAAATCTTTGAGGAGTTTTCGCTGTACATGTCGGAAGCTGATTTGAAGCCGATGGCGAAGCGAAAAACACCCAAGTGGAAGAATATGGTGGACTGGGCCAAGGCGTCTGGAGCAAAGTCAGGAAAGCTCGCCGCTGTTACGCACGAGTCGAAGAGATATGTCGTCCTCTTGGATAATTTCGAGACCGACACCTTTGTATTGAAGCTCGTCAAGAAACAGAAAAAGAAGCCATCGAGCTTCAAAAAACGCTGCCCGAACTGCAGCACGTATCAGTCGATGAGCAACAGGGTTTGCGTGAAGTGCAAAACCGAATTGCCTGTCGCTGCGAAGCGAGAAATTCGACGCAGCCCTCGCTAA